From one Lolium rigidum isolate FL_2022 chromosome 4, APGP_CSIRO_Lrig_0.1, whole genome shotgun sequence genomic stretch:
- the LOC124647377 gene encoding uncharacterized protein LOC124647377, giving the protein MATEARSVGRALRRPLQPRDSNVASPMVAGKAKTKARTRLAAATTASPPSVKSYMKKTESRVELKEVSLAEELEKARERRGRLRVARQLTDRVLDERDEALRWEVREWERRADKQRRLVAELMRLIGMPEVYTPVESLRSKEERKRKDGISHSGSLGSASTASSLQEEVGVNSCVQELEAPETTATLATTSVNTF; this is encoded by the exons ATGGCGACGGAGGCCAGGTCCGTTGGTCGCGCCCTGCGGCGGCCGCTGCAGCCACGGGACTCCAATGTCGCCTCCCCTATGGTCGCCGGGAAGGCCAAGACCAAGGCCAGGACGAGGCTGGCGGCGGCCACGACTGCGTCACCGCCGTCGGTCAAGTCGTACATGAAGAAGACTGAGAGCAGGGTGGAGCTAAAAGAGGTGTCGCTGGCGGAGGAGCTGGAGAAGGCGCGGGAGCGCCGGGGGCGGCTGCGGGTGGCGAGGCAGCTGACGGATCGCGTCCTGGATGAGCGCGACGAGGCACTACGATGGGAGGTCAGGGAGTGGGAGCGGAGGGCCGACAAGCAGAGGAGGCTGGTGGCAGAGCTCATGAGGTTGATTGGGATGCCTGAG GTATACACTCCAGTGGAGTCCCTTAGATCCAAGGAGGAGCGGAAGAGAAAGGACGGGATTTCACATTCGGGTTCACTG ggttcagcgtctacggctTCATCATTACAGGAAGAAGTTGGAGTGAATTCGTGTGTCCAAGAATTGGAGGCACCAGAGACAACTGCCACGCTGGCAACAACATCAGTGAACACCTTTTGA